The Hymenobacter sp. DG01 genome has a segment encoding these proteins:
- a CDS encoding GNAT family N-acetyltransferase, with protein sequence MSNLTIRRGQEADLPQVLALIQELAEFERAPHEVTNTLADMQRDGFGPEPIFKFFVAAQPDGRIIGIALYYTAYSTWKGRMLYLEDLVVTEELRGTGIGKRLFDAVVAEARHTGANRMKWQVLEWNEPAIGFYKKVGANLDPEWHNGNLTAEQLLAYECEVVNE encoded by the coding sequence ATGTCAAACCTCACGATACGCCGCGGCCAAGAGGCCGATTTGCCCCAGGTGCTGGCCCTGATTCAGGAGCTGGCTGAGTTCGAGCGCGCCCCGCACGAAGTCACGAATACGCTGGCCGACATGCAGCGCGACGGTTTCGGACCGGAGCCCATTTTCAAGTTCTTCGTGGCCGCGCAGCCCGACGGCCGCATCATTGGCATTGCGCTCTATTACACGGCGTACTCTACCTGGAAGGGACGCATGCTGTACCTCGAAGACTTGGTAGTAACGGAGGAGCTGCGCGGCACCGGCATCGGCAAGCGCCTGTTTGACGCCGTAGTGGCCGAAGCCCGCCATACTGGCGCCAACCGCATGAAATGGCAAGTGTTGGAGTGGAATGAACCCGCCATCGGCTTCTACAAGAAAGTCGGCGCCAACCTTGACCCTGAGTGGCACAACGGTAACCTCACCGCCGAGCAGCTGCTGGCTTATGAATGTGAAGTGGTGAATGAGTAA
- a CDS encoding cation diffusion facilitator family transporter — protein sequence MAHDHHDHSHHHHHGPPADGNFSQAFKWGIVLNLVFVAGEAAGGFWANSSALLSDAGHNLSDVLSLALAWGAALLAQRQAAERYTYGYKGATIQAALLNAALLYLALGFILWDTIDHLRNPAPVNGTVVMGLAGLGIIVNGFTAWLFRHGQKGDVNVRGAYLHMLTDMLVSVGVVVGGALVYFTGWHWLDPAISFVILAVIAVSSWSLLRETVQLGLQAAPAAIEVAAVRRFLLSRPGVTGVHDLHIWPLSTQDTALTAHLVRPGGQNGNVFLRELQHDLLHEFNISHCTVQLEDDLPLMGAHGCCDQQVA from the coding sequence ATGGCCCACGACCACCACGACCATTCCCACCACCACCATCATGGCCCGCCCGCCGATGGCAACTTCAGCCAGGCCTTCAAGTGGGGTATTGTCCTGAACCTGGTTTTCGTGGCGGGCGAAGCGGCGGGTGGCTTCTGGGCTAACTCCTCGGCCTTGCTTTCCGATGCCGGGCACAACCTGTCGGATGTGCTGAGCCTGGCGCTGGCCTGGGGCGCGGCCCTGCTAGCCCAGCGGCAAGCCGCGGAGCGCTACACCTACGGCTACAAGGGCGCTACCATTCAGGCAGCCTTGTTGAACGCGGCGCTGCTGTACCTGGCCCTGGGCTTCATCCTGTGGGATACCATTGACCACCTGCGCAATCCGGCCCCCGTGAACGGCACGGTGGTAATGGGCTTGGCCGGCCTGGGCATTATAGTAAATGGCTTCACGGCCTGGCTGTTCCGCCACGGCCAGAAGGGTGATGTGAACGTGCGCGGCGCCTACCTGCACATGCTCACCGATATGCTCGTGTCGGTGGGGGTAGTGGTGGGCGGGGCGCTGGTGTATTTCACCGGCTGGCACTGGCTCGACCCGGCCATCAGCTTTGTTATTTTGGCGGTTATAGCCGTTAGCTCCTGGTCGTTGCTGCGCGAAACCGTGCAGCTGGGGCTGCAGGCCGCGCCCGCCGCTATTGAGGTGGCGGCCGTGCGCCGGTTCCTGCTCAGCCGCCCCGGCGTTACGGGCGTGCACGACCTGCACATCTGGCCCCTGAGCACCCAGGACACGGCCCTCACGGCCCACCTGGTGCGCCCCGGCGGCCAGAACGGCAATGTGTTTCTGCGGGAGCTGCAACACGACTTGCTCCACGAGTTCAACATCAGCCACTGCACCGTGCAGCTCGAGGACGACCTGCCCCTGATGGGCGCCCACGGCTGCTGCGACCAGCAGGTGGCGTAG
- a CDS encoding TonB-dependent receptor — MSQLSLTAGLLLLSGSVLAQTPTPAPRPNPIRSTRMSIPVAGRITDAASGEALPGATIIFPDLRQATVTGPDGSFQFANLPRGRFLMQVRFVSYTTVVRTVDTSTGQTLDIALTPAETEIGQVIVTGVSASTEMRRSPVPTNVVDQTRLRQTAATNAVDAIAHTPGLNQITTGAAISKPVIRGLSSNRVITLNNGAKQEGQQWGDEHGIEIDEFSIDRAEIIKGPGSLLYGSDGLAGVINFLPPDPVDDGRILGSVTANYQTNNYQQGYSLWNAGNLGGFNWQVRGSGKVAADYRNRYDGRVYNSGFRELNGSGYVGLNKSWGYSHLTLNSFNQILGLIEGERDSLSGRFLKTNSLGEEEIVTGRGFSGYGLDVPRQQINHLRIGTDNNFILGQHRLTLNVGWQQNLRREFGNPEDYYEKSLFFQLRTVDYALRWFLPELNGWHTTVGVSGMQQQNRNKGVEFLIPEYRLLDGGLFGVTKKTFGNLDLSGGLRYDLRRITADALSLNEDEQPVPAGAGEEKFPYFRSTFRNVSGSVGGSYSLGETWVLKANAARGFRAPNIAELGSNGIHEGTTRYEIGEPGLKAETSFQLDGGVSFNSDHVSVSADVFRNRISNYIFPRRISAADGSDSLSVDGDRVFRYGQGDARLAGGEVSVDIHPHPLDWLHFENTFSMVRAMEFDQPAGQKNLPFIPADRLQSELRVNFRKVGSSRLHNLYARATMEHNFEQNRIFSAFDTETPTPGYTLFNAGLGTDVVSAKDRTLFSIYLAANNLFDVAYQNHLSRLKYTAVNYATGRVGVFNMGRTLSVKLLIPLSFK; from the coding sequence ATGTCTCAGCTCTCCTTAACTGCCGGCCTGCTACTGCTTTCCGGGAGTGTACTGGCCCAAACGCCTACCCCTGCCCCTCGTCCTAACCCTATCCGGAGCACGCGAATGAGCATTCCCGTAGCCGGCCGTATTACTGATGCCGCTAGTGGCGAGGCCTTGCCCGGAGCCACCATCATCTTCCCTGACCTGAGGCAGGCCACGGTGACGGGCCCCGATGGTAGCTTTCAGTTTGCCAACCTGCCCCGTGGCCGGTTTCTGATGCAGGTGCGCTTTGTAAGCTACACCACCGTAGTGCGCACCGTGGACACCAGCACCGGTCAGACCCTGGACATAGCCCTCACCCCGGCCGAAACGGAAATCGGGCAGGTAATTGTGACGGGGGTTTCGGCGAGCACCGAAATGCGCCGCTCGCCCGTGCCTACCAACGTGGTGGATCAGACCCGCCTGCGACAGACGGCGGCCACCAACGCCGTGGATGCCATTGCGCACACGCCCGGCCTCAACCAGATTACCACCGGCGCGGCTATCAGCAAGCCCGTTATTCGGGGCCTGAGCTCGAACCGCGTCATCACGCTGAACAACGGGGCCAAGCAGGAAGGCCAGCAGTGGGGCGATGAGCACGGCATCGAGATTGACGAATTCAGCATTGATCGGGCCGAAATCATTAAGGGCCCCGGCTCCCTGCTATATGGCTCTGATGGCTTGGCGGGCGTTATCAATTTCCTACCCCCCGACCCCGTGGACGACGGCCGCATTCTGGGTTCCGTCACGGCGAATTACCAAACCAACAACTACCAGCAGGGCTACTCCCTCTGGAACGCGGGCAACCTGGGCGGCTTCAACTGGCAGGTGCGCGGCTCAGGCAAAGTAGCCGCCGACTACCGCAACCGCTACGATGGCCGCGTGTACAACTCCGGTTTCCGGGAGCTGAACGGCAGCGGCTACGTGGGCCTAAACAAAAGCTGGGGCTACTCTCACCTGACCTTGAACAGCTTCAACCAGATTCTGGGCCTGATTGAGGGCGAGCGGGATTCGCTGTCGGGCCGGTTTCTGAAAACAAACAGCCTGGGCGAGGAGGAAATCGTAACCGGCCGCGGCTTCTCGGGCTACGGGCTGGATGTGCCGCGTCAGCAGATTAACCACCTGCGCATCGGCACCGATAACAACTTCATTCTGGGCCAGCACCGCCTGACCCTGAACGTGGGCTGGCAACAGAACCTGCGCCGGGAGTTCGGCAACCCCGAAGATTACTACGAGAAGTCCCTGTTCTTTCAGCTACGCACCGTTGATTATGCTCTGCGCTGGTTTCTGCCGGAGCTGAACGGCTGGCATACCACGGTGGGCGTGAGCGGCATGCAGCAGCAAAACCGCAACAAGGGCGTCGAGTTCCTGATACCAGAGTACCGCCTGCTCGACGGGGGCCTGTTCGGCGTCACGAAGAAGACCTTCGGCAACCTGGACCTCAGTGGGGGCTTGCGTTACGACCTGCGCCGCATCACGGCCGATGCCCTCTCCCTCAACGAGGACGAGCAACCGGTTCCGGCCGGCGCTGGCGAAGAGAAGTTTCCGTACTTCCGGAGTACGTTCCGCAACGTGAGCGGGAGCGTGGGCGGCTCCTACAGCCTCGGCGAAACGTGGGTATTAAAAGCCAACGCCGCCCGCGGCTTCCGGGCGCCCAACATTGCTGAACTCGGCTCTAATGGCATTCACGAGGGCACTACCCGCTACGAAATCGGGGAGCCGGGCTTAAAGGCTGAAACCAGTTTTCAGCTGGATGGGGGCGTAAGCTTCAACTCCGACCACGTCAGCGTATCGGCCGATGTGTTCCGCAACCGCATCAGCAACTACATCTTCCCCCGGCGCATTTCGGCCGCCGATGGCTCCGACTCGCTGTCGGTGGACGGGGACCGGGTATTCCGCTACGGGCAGGGCGATGCGCGGCTGGCCGGCGGCGAAGTCAGCGTGGACATTCACCCTCACCCGCTGGACTGGCTACACTTTGAGAATACGTTTTCCATGGTGCGGGCCATGGAGTTCGACCAGCCCGCCGGGCAGAAAAACCTACCGTTTATCCCGGCCGACCGGCTGCAGTCGGAGTTGCGGGTAAACTTCCGGAAGGTAGGTAGCTCGCGCCTGCACAACCTGTACGCGCGGGCTACCATGGAGCACAATTTCGAGCAGAACCGCATCTTCTCCGCCTTCGACACCGAAACGCCTACCCCCGGCTACACGCTGTTTAATGCCGGACTCGGTACCGATGTAGTATCAGCGAAGGACCGGACGCTGTTTTCTATCTACCTGGCCGCCAACAACCTGTTTGACGTAGCCTACCAAAACCACCTGAGTCGGCTGAAGTACACGGCCGTCAACTACGCCACCGGCCGGGTGGGCGTGTTTAATATGGGCCGCACGCTGAGCGTGAAGCTGCTGATTCCGCTTTCCTTTAAGTAA
- a CDS encoding MFS transporter, whose product MQTATPPTPPKAVGLLSAIVVVAALGYFVDIYDLILFSIVRVNSLKDLGITAPDAVTNQGLYLINMQMGGMLLGGILWGILGDKRGRLSVLFGSILIYSLANIANGFVQTIEQYAWLRLIAGIGLAGELGAGITLVSETLPKEKRGYGTMIVATVGVSGAMLAYWVGEKLGWRNAYFVGGGLGLALLALRVGVYESGMFEQTKKSEVERGNFLALFTSWARLIRYTKCLLIGVPLWFVVGILITLAPEFSRALGIQPVAGQQAEVTAGLAVFWCYFGLVFGDFASGTLSQLLRSRNRALQLFLAFCGLMVGVYLFGVQGTSTTVFYAVCFVLGISVGFWALFVTVAAEQFGTNLRATVATTAPNFARGSVVLLVPMFQALRGPFGLIGSAAVLGFVSLVVAFWAVATLPESFNKDLDYVEH is encoded by the coding sequence ATGCAAACTGCTACCCCTCCTACCCCACCCAAAGCCGTCGGGCTGCTCAGCGCCATTGTGGTCGTGGCCGCCCTGGGCTACTTCGTTGACATCTACGACCTGATTCTGTTCAGTATCGTGCGGGTGAATAGCCTGAAGGACCTTGGTATTACCGCCCCCGATGCTGTTACGAACCAGGGCCTCTACCTGATCAACATGCAGATGGGCGGCATGCTGCTGGGCGGTATTCTGTGGGGCATTCTGGGTGATAAGCGGGGTAGGCTTTCCGTGCTGTTCGGCTCCATCCTGATTTACTCCCTGGCCAACATTGCCAACGGCTTCGTGCAAACCATTGAGCAGTACGCCTGGCTGCGGCTGATTGCCGGTATTGGCCTAGCCGGCGAGCTGGGTGCGGGCATTACGCTGGTTTCGGAAACCCTGCCCAAGGAAAAGCGCGGCTACGGCACCATGATTGTGGCCACCGTAGGCGTATCGGGGGCAATGCTGGCTTACTGGGTGGGCGAAAAGCTGGGGTGGCGCAACGCCTACTTCGTAGGCGGCGGCCTGGGGCTGGCCTTGCTGGCCCTGCGCGTAGGCGTGTATGAGTCGGGCATGTTTGAGCAAACCAAGAAAAGCGAGGTAGAGCGAGGTAACTTCCTGGCCTTGTTCACCAGCTGGGCCCGGTTAATCCGTTACACCAAGTGTCTGCTCATTGGGGTGCCGCTCTGGTTTGTAGTCGGTATTTTGATTACGCTGGCTCCGGAATTCAGCCGCGCCCTGGGCATTCAGCCGGTAGCTGGTCAGCAAGCCGAGGTAACGGCCGGCCTGGCCGTGTTCTGGTGCTATTTCGGGCTGGTGTTCGGCGATTTTGCCAGCGGCACGCTCAGCCAGCTGCTGCGCAGCCGCAACCGGGCGCTGCAGCTGTTTCTGGCATTCTGCGGCCTGATGGTGGGCGTCTATCTGTTCGGCGTTCAGGGCACTTCTACCACTGTGTTTTACGCGGTATGCTTTGTACTGGGTATTTCGGTGGGCTTCTGGGCGCTGTTTGTCACGGTAGCCGCCGAGCAGTTCGGCACCAATCTGCGGGCCACGGTAGCCACCACGGCGCCAAACTTCGCGCGGGGCTCGGTGGTGCTGCTGGTACCTATGTTTCAGGCGTTGCGAGGTCCGTTTGGGCTGATCGGCAGCGCGGCTGTCCTGGGGTTTGTATCGCTGGTCGTGGCTTTCTGGGCGGTTGCTACCCTGCCCGAGAGCTTTAACAAGGACCTGGATTACGTGGAGCACTAA
- a CDS encoding DUF6526 family protein, whose amino-acid sequence MPAQPTQNKPMYYPLHHFVLLPAALVLTLYSIRRYLAVAGDDSEVSRLWFTVMLLAIVGFGTLVMLRQHYALTLQDRLIRLEVRQRYFEITGQSLRPLEAQLELKQLLALRFAGDDELPGLVQAAIREKLSSKDIQARIQDFHFDHMRV is encoded by the coding sequence ATGCCTGCACAACCCACCCAAAACAAGCCCATGTATTACCCGCTGCACCACTTTGTGCTGCTGCCGGCGGCGCTGGTGCTCACCCTCTATAGCATCCGCCGCTACCTGGCCGTGGCCGGCGACGACTCCGAGGTTTCGCGGCTGTGGTTTACGGTGATGCTGCTGGCTATTGTGGGATTTGGTACGCTGGTGATGCTGCGCCAGCACTACGCCCTCACGCTGCAGGACCGCCTGATTCGGCTGGAGGTGCGGCAGCGCTACTTTGAAATTACGGGTCAGAGCCTGCGGCCCCTGGAGGCACAGCTGGAGCTTAAGCAGCTGCTGGCCCTGCGCTTCGCCGGCGACGATGAGCTGCCGGGCCTAGTACAGGCGGCCATCCGCGAAAAGCTTTCCTCGAAGGATATTCAGGCCCGGATTCAGGATTTCCACTTCGACCACATGCGCGTCTGA
- a CDS encoding TonB-dependent receptor, with product MLFRAPGRSRGRLTRWLPGVVVLCALPLGQLAAQSVAPGGCALLLSGRVQDHESRGALAGATVVVLETQQATQTEPDGHYHLDLCPGVYHVQVSFVGFTPETVEVRVSGAVLRDFQLHPDAIALKGAVVEGQHMAAPTPQATGNLSGQALQQTRGQALGEALQKISGVTAIQTGPSIFKPMIHGLHSNRVTILNNGVRQEGQQWGQEHGPEIDPFIASQLTVVKGAASVRYGSDAIGGVVLVQPKALRDSAGTGAELNLVGMSNNGLGAASGTVEGNVRQLPALSWRAQGTVKRAGTMRAPGYYLRNSGFEEYDFSAAVGWRKANYGLEVFYSQFNTRLGILPAAHAESPSDLYAAIARRRPLETSGFSYAINRAYQQISHDLLKVTGFVRTGTAGKLTATLGQQTDYRDEYDLYSARNADRAARNRPALSYSNRTTTGELLWEHRPLGGFTGSVGVAGTYQFNRYADGTRGFIPFYNNTIAGAFAIERWTRNRWQLEAGIRADYRTLETRRGTRDTLGVYYVDRREFTYLTPAASLGAIFDATPHLTLNLTTSLTQRAPAANERFSDGVHNAQYELGYDLVPGNGALGPETAYHTGLTASWHDNPRLNGELTLYQTTIDGYIYQRPILPPVINIRGTLVSWQYQRTNAVLRGLDLGATYRLAPQWEVGGKASIVRGRDTQEDEWLFFMPADRAELSVRYAVPERPAARLTGRYVQLGSYAVARQTRVPADYAAKDYALPPAGYVLLGLEAGATVHWGRLPLTISLAGSNLLNQRYRDYLNRYRYFADEMGRNVTLRVQVPFELSRRR from the coding sequence ATGCTTTTCCGCGCTCCGGGCCGCTCCCGGGGCCGCCTGACTCGGTGGTTGCCGGGGGTGGTGGTGCTGTGCGCACTACCCCTCGGGCAGCTAGCGGCACAGTCGGTGGCTCCTGGTGGATGTGCCCTGCTGCTAAGTGGCCGCGTGCAAGACCATGAGTCGCGCGGGGCCCTGGCCGGGGCTACGGTGGTGGTACTGGAAACCCAGCAGGCCACGCAAACCGAACCCGACGGCCACTACCACCTCGACCTCTGCCCTGGCGTGTACCATGTGCAGGTATCCTTCGTGGGTTTTACTCCCGAAACGGTAGAAGTGCGTGTATCGGGGGCGGTGCTCCGCGACTTCCAGCTACATCCCGATGCTATTGCCCTGAAAGGCGCGGTGGTAGAAGGGCAGCACATGGCCGCCCCTACCCCCCAGGCTACCGGCAACCTGAGCGGGCAGGCCTTGCAGCAGACCCGTGGGCAGGCCTTGGGGGAGGCTTTGCAGAAGATATCGGGCGTAACAGCCATTCAAACCGGTCCGAGCATTTTCAAGCCCATGATTCATGGGCTGCATTCTAACCGCGTGACCATTCTGAACAATGGCGTGCGGCAGGAAGGGCAGCAGTGGGGCCAGGAGCACGGCCCGGAAATAGACCCATTCATTGCCTCTCAGCTTACAGTGGTGAAGGGCGCGGCCAGCGTACGGTATGGCTCTGATGCTATTGGGGGGGTAGTGCTGGTGCAACCCAAAGCTCTCCGCGACTCTGCTGGCACCGGGGCCGAATTGAACCTGGTGGGCATGAGCAACAACGGGCTGGGAGCAGCTTCAGGCACGGTGGAGGGCAACGTTCGGCAGCTACCGGCGCTGAGCTGGCGGGCGCAGGGCACCGTTAAACGAGCTGGCACTATGCGGGCTCCGGGTTATTATCTGCGCAATTCCGGGTTCGAAGAATACGACTTCTCGGCGGCGGTAGGCTGGCGCAAGGCCAACTATGGGCTGGAGGTTTTCTATAGCCAGTTCAACACCAGGCTCGGGATTTTGCCGGCAGCCCATGCCGAAAGCCCGTCGGACTTGTATGCTGCCATTGCCCGGCGCCGCCCCCTGGAAACGTCCGGCTTCAGCTACGCCATCAACCGCGCCTACCAACAAATCAGCCACGATCTGCTGAAGGTCACAGGCTTTGTGCGGACGGGCACTGCCGGTAAGCTGACAGCTACCTTGGGCCAGCAGACCGACTACCGCGACGAGTACGACCTCTACAGCGCCCGCAACGCCGACCGGGCGGCTCGCAACCGCCCGGCCCTCAGCTACTCCAACCGCACTACCACCGGAGAGCTGCTCTGGGAGCACCGCCCGTTGGGAGGATTTACCGGTAGCGTGGGGGTAGCGGGCACCTACCAGTTTAACCGCTACGCCGACGGTACCCGCGGCTTCATTCCGTTCTACAACAACACCATTGCCGGGGCCTTTGCCATTGAGCGCTGGACGCGCAACCGTTGGCAACTGGAAGCTGGCATTAGGGCCGATTACCGCACCCTGGAAACTCGCCGCGGCACTCGCGATACGCTGGGCGTGTACTACGTGGATCGGCGCGAGTTTACCTACCTGACGCCCGCTGCCTCGCTAGGAGCCATCTTCGATGCTACCCCCCACCTTACCCTCAACCTGACCACCAGCCTGACCCAACGCGCCCCCGCCGCGAATGAACGGTTCAGCGACGGCGTGCACAACGCCCAGTACGAGCTGGGCTACGACCTGGTCCCCGGCAACGGCGCTTTGGGACCCGAAACAGCCTACCATACCGGCCTGACAGCTAGCTGGCACGACAATCCGCGCCTGAATGGAGAGCTGACGTTGTACCAGACGACCATTGACGGCTACATCTACCAGCGGCCCATTCTGCCGCCGGTCATCAACATTCGAGGTACACTGGTTAGCTGGCAGTACCAGCGCACAAATGCCGTGCTGCGGGGCCTGGACCTGGGTGCCACCTATCGGTTGGCGCCTCAATGGGAGGTAGGCGGCAAAGCGTCCATCGTGCGGGGGCGCGATACCCAGGAAGATGAATGGCTCTTTTTCATGCCCGCCGACCGGGCCGAGCTGTCGGTGCGGTACGCGGTGCCCGAGCGGCCGGCTGCGCGCCTGACGGGTAGGTACGTGCAGCTGGGTTCCTACGCCGTGGCTCGCCAAACCCGCGTGCCCGCTGATTATGCTGCCAAAGACTATGCCCTTCCGCCCGCGGGCTACGTGCTGCTGGGGCTAGAAGCCGGCGCTACGGTGCATTGGGGGCGGCTGCCACTCACTATCAGCCTCGCGGGCTCCAACCTACTCAACCAACGCTACCGCGACTACCTCAACCGCTACCGCTACTTCGCCGATGAAATGGGCCGCAACGTGACGCTGCGGGTGCAGGTGCCCTTCGAGCTTAGCCGGCGACGCTAA
- a CDS encoding DUF4286 family protein encodes MLLHTAATQVTTAVALHQAPTPMILYNVTTSLDPEIADQWVEYMRDTHMPDVMATGFFLKSQLCRLLNEEDNGITYAAQYYCVSLEQLEEYQQVAAPALRNEIEKHFGGRYASFRTMLEVVD; translated from the coding sequence GTGTTACTCCATACCGCCGCTACCCAGGTTACAACTGCCGTAGCGCTCCACCAAGCCCCTACCCCCATGATTCTCTACAACGTCACGACCAGCCTCGATCCGGAAATTGCCGATCAGTGGGTGGAATACATGCGCGATACTCACATGCCCGATGTTATGGCTACCGGCTTCTTTCTGAAAAGCCAGCTGTGTCGCCTGCTCAACGAAGAAGACAACGGCATCACCTACGCCGCTCAGTACTACTGCGTAAGCTTGGAGCAGCTGGAAGAATACCAGCAAGTAGCTGCCCCCGCCCTCCGCAACGAAATCGAGAAGCACTTCGGCGGCCGCTACGCCTCCTTCCGCACCATGCTGGAAGTGGTGGACTAG
- a CDS encoding prolyl oligopeptidase family protein — protein MQKLFVPVLALAALASCRSSQSGTAAAPETASAKRAATSSSSAVQYPESKKGNVKDDYFGTTVADPYRWLEDLDSPETKAWVEAQNKVTFGYLEKIPFRDKIRERLTTIWNYERFGVPEEEGGQLYFSKNDGLQNQAVLYVQQNGQEGQPDVLLDPNKFSEDGTTALAGTYFSHDHRYLAYATSGGGSDWQQMKVLDLETRQPLSDELQWVKVSGAAWYKDGFFYSRYDAPKKGENQLSGKNEFHKVYYHQLGKPQSADKLVYENPKMPLGFRTVGTTEDERFLVLYLTDGKADGNRLSVRDLTDPKQANSFTPLISNYEYNNSVVGNVGGQLLVHTNYKAPRYRVVLIDPKKPQEANWKEVLPETENKLEGVDQVGGYLVASYLKDASSLVKVYSEKGEFKHDVALPAIGTAAGFGGKRNAKTVYYAFTSFTYPTTIYKYDLATNTSTVFRAPTVDVKPEDYVTNQVFFASKDGTKIPMFITHKKGIKLDGKNPTYLYAYGGFNISLTPSFSVARMLWLENGGVLAIPNLRGGGEYGEAWHQAGMTPNKQNVFDDFIAAAEYLKVTGYTTTEKLAMAGGSNGGLLVGATMTQRPDLCGVAFPAVGVMDMLRYQKFTIGWNWAPEYGTSDNYNQFQNLYRFSPLHTLKPGTSYPATLITTADHDDRVVPAHSFKFAAALQAANEGPRPQLIRVDVNAGHGAGKSTKLQIEEWADIWAFAYQSMGVKPFKK, from the coding sequence ATGCAAAAACTGTTCGTTCCCGTACTAGCCTTGGCCGCGCTGGCTTCGTGCCGCTCGTCGCAGTCGGGCACTGCCGCCGCGCCGGAAACTGCCTCCGCCAAAAGAGCTGCTACCTCATCTTCTTCCGCTGTGCAATACCCTGAATCCAAGAAAGGCAACGTCAAAGACGATTACTTCGGCACCACCGTGGCCGACCCCTACCGCTGGCTTGAGGACCTCGACTCGCCGGAAACCAAAGCCTGGGTGGAAGCTCAGAACAAGGTCACGTTTGGCTACCTGGAGAAGATTCCGTTCCGCGACAAAATCCGGGAGCGGCTTACTACCATCTGGAATTACGAGCGGTTTGGGGTGCCCGAGGAAGAAGGCGGCCAGCTGTACTTCAGCAAAAACGACGGCCTCCAGAACCAGGCTGTACTGTACGTGCAGCAAAATGGCCAGGAAGGTCAGCCCGATGTGCTGCTCGACCCCAACAAGTTCTCTGAGGACGGCACTACGGCCCTGGCCGGCACCTACTTCTCCCACGACCACCGCTATCTGGCCTACGCTACCTCCGGCGGCGGCTCCGACTGGCAGCAGATGAAAGTGCTGGACCTGGAAACCCGCCAGCCCCTCTCCGATGAATTGCAGTGGGTAAAAGTGTCGGGCGCGGCCTGGTATAAGGATGGTTTCTTCTATAGCCGCTACGATGCGCCGAAGAAGGGCGAGAACCAGCTTTCCGGCAAAAACGAGTTTCACAAGGTGTACTACCACCAGCTCGGCAAACCCCAGAGCGCTGATAAGCTGGTGTATGAGAACCCCAAGATGCCCCTGGGCTTCCGCACCGTGGGCACCACCGAGGACGAGCGTTTCCTGGTGCTCTACCTCACCGATGGCAAAGCCGACGGCAACCGCCTCTCCGTCCGCGACCTGACCGACCCCAAGCAAGCCAACTCCTTTACGCCCCTCATCAGCAACTACGAATACAATAACTCCGTGGTAGGCAACGTGGGCGGGCAGCTGCTGGTGCACACCAACTACAAGGCTCCGCGCTACCGCGTGGTGCTCATCGACCCAAAAAAGCCCCAGGAAGCCAACTGGAAAGAGGTGCTGCCCGAAACCGAGAACAAGCTCGAGGGCGTGGACCAGGTAGGCGGCTATCTGGTGGCTTCCTACCTCAAGGATGCCAGCTCTCTGGTGAAGGTGTACTCCGAAAAGGGCGAGTTTAAGCACGACGTGGCCTTGCCGGCCATTGGCACGGCAGCCGGTTTCGGGGGCAAGCGCAACGCCAAAACGGTGTACTACGCCTTCACCTCGTTTACCTACCCCACCACCATCTATAAGTACGACCTGGCAACGAACACCAGCACCGTGTTCCGCGCTCCTACTGTAGATGTGAAGCCCGAGGACTACGTGACCAACCAGGTATTCTTCGCAAGCAAGGACGGCACGAAGATTCCCATGTTCATCACTCACAAGAAGGGCATCAAGCTGGACGGAAAGAACCCCACCTACCTCTACGCCTACGGGGGGTTCAATATCTCGCTTACGCCCAGCTTCAGCGTGGCTCGCATGCTGTGGCTGGAAAACGGCGGCGTGCTGGCCATTCCGAACCTGCGCGGCGGCGGCGAGTACGGCGAGGCCTGGCACCAGGCCGGCATGACGCCCAACAAGCAGAACGTGTTCGACGACTTTATTGCCGCCGCCGAGTACCTGAAAGTGACGGGCTACACCACCACCGAGAAGCTGGCCATGGCCGGCGGTTCCAACGGCGGCCTGTTGGTAGGCGCTACCATGACCCAGCGCCCCGACCTCTGCGGCGTGGCCTTCCCGGCTGTGGGCGTGATGGACATGTTGCGATACCAGAAATTCACCATCGGCTGGAACTGGGCTCCGGAGTACGGTACTTCTGATAACTATAACCAGTTCCAGAACCTGTACCGCTTCTCGCCCCTGCACACCCTCAAGCCCGGCACCAGCTACCCCGCTACCCTCATTACCACCGCCGACCACGACGACCGGGTAGTGCCCGCCCACTCCTTTAAGTTTGCCGCCGCCCTGCAGGCCGCCAACGAGGGCCCGCGCCCCCAACTCATTCGGGTGGACGTGAATGCGGGCCACGGCGCCGGCAAAAGCACCAAGCTCCAAATTGAGGAATGGGCCGACATCTGGGCGTTTGCCTACCAGAGCATGGGCGTGAAGCCGTTTAAAAAATGA